The genomic stretch AGAGTACGATAGATATCTACAAGTACACTTATCTGCTTCGTTTTCTCTAAAGGGACATTTTGTATGCTTCCCTTAATAACAACCTTCGCATCAGACACAATTTTGCACTGGGCAAAATCGTGAATTTGCTTGTCCAGGCGTTTTAAATCGCTTAGAGAGAACGCCCTAATTTCTATTTCAGCAAAAGCATCCGCAGGAATCACGTTTACTTTCGTATTCTTTGTACCAATGATACCAATATTCGCGGTAATATCTGGTGCGATGGCCCGCTGCGCCAGATTGCCGTCTACTAAAGGGCCCCGTGTCAACGAATAAATATTAAGAATTTGATGGGCTAATTCAACGGTTGCACTAGCGCCGTTTTGTGATGAATTTCCGGCATGGCCGGCCTTACCTGTCACATCTACGCGATAACTCGAACGTCCTTTTCGCTGAGTAACAATGCCCCATTTGGGTCGCGCCGTATCCATGACAATACAAAAATCCACTTCTTGCGCTAATTTCGTAATAATTTTCTCCGCATCATCCGAACCGATTTCTTCCTGTCCATTATAATAGATAATAACTTCACCATAATCATGAAAATCCAGTTCGTGCAAAATCTTCATGACGTAAACCGTCTGAATAACTGTTGCCTTGTCGTCACCGACGCCTGGTCCATAAGCCTTTTTGTTTTGATCCATATGAAAAGGACGTCTGCTCACTTCCCCTGTATCAAATACCGTATCAATATGCGCAAGCATTAGAATCTTAACTTTCCCCTTACCTTGAAATCGCGCAATTAAATGGGTTGAATCCTCATTCGTAACAAATTCCGTATGAGCTCCGCTAGCCTTGAGTTTTTCAGCCAAATACTCGGCTATTTTGTGAGTACCATCCTTGTCTCGGGAACCACTATCAATATTCGTAATATACTCAAGATCCTTTATATATGTAGGAAAGTCCTTTTCAATCAATGTCTGTAGTTGCTCTACTTCCATTGTCGCACCTCCAATATGTAACTTTCTTAGTTTATCCGAGTCTAATTAGATTATCCTCAGTTAAAAACTTCTTTTTCCATTTTTATTACAATTCTAATAGTATCACTATCTTAATTAAATTTCTCCTTTTAAATAAGAAAACAGACTTTATTCCAGGCAAACGAGGAATAAAGTCTAAAAATGCTTTGCTTATAAAACTTATTTCAGAGCAGATACAGCCAACTGCTTTTCTTTGATCTTTCCATAAATCAAAAGAGAGATACCTCCAAGTACAACAATAATACCTAAAGCTACAAATCCCGACATATAAGAACCCGTTGATTGTTTTAACAGGCCTACTAAAAAGCCCGCTAATGTACCGCCACCGCCTGCTCCCAAGCCATTAATAATCCCTGAGGCAGGACCTACTGCTTCCGGTTCCACGGACGATTGCAAAATTGACCAGATATTAGGTGTAAAGCTGCTTGCATAATATCCCAATGCTACAGTAATTAAACCTAGTTTTAGATAACCACCTTCAACTTGTGGCAATAATATTAATAATATTCCAGGAATAAGCAATCCCAAGGCCGCTATCAGCACCCGTTTTCCTGTTTTATCACTAATAATCGACATGGGTATGGCCAGTATGACTGCCGCAATATATGGCAAAGCGCTACCCACTGCCTGTGCTGTCCCTGTAAAACCTAATGATTTCACAACCATCGGAATCCATAAAGTAATTCCCCAAAACAACATGCCCTGGCTGATATAACTAAAGAGCAATAACAG from Pelorhabdus rhamnosifermentans encodes the following:
- a CDS encoding M20/M25/M40 family metallo-hydrolase, producing MEVEQLQTLIEKDFPTYIKDLEYITNIDSGSRDKDGTHKIAEYLAEKLKASGAHTEFVTNEDSTHLIARFQGKGKVKILMLAHIDTVFDTGEVSRRPFHMDQNKKAYGPGVGDDKATVIQTVYVMKILHELDFHDYGEVIIYYNGQEEIGSDDAEKIITKLAQEVDFCIVMDTARPKWGIVTQRKGRSSYRVDVTGKAGHAGNSSQNGASATVELAHQILNIYSLTRGPLVDGNLAQRAIAPDITANIGIIGTKNTKVNVIPADAFAEIEIRAFSLSDLKRLDKQIHDFAQCKIVSDAKVVIKGSIQNVPLEKTKQISVLVDIYRTLVKQTYQADVWEEAAGGVTDGNVAALYVPTLDALGIENYDEHTDHEWVDLNTVGPRTAALLLLIQEVCQKWPLW